The proteins below are encoded in one region of Nocardioides marmorisolisilvae:
- a CDS encoding 3-hydroxyacyl-CoA dehydrogenase family protein, giving the protein MARDFKTIGVVGLGTMGAGIAEVFARNGFDVVGIELNDEGVARGRQHLENSTGRAVARGKLSEADQQALLGRISFSTELKDLAGADLVVEAIVESIDAKKDVFRRLEEVVGPDAILATNTSSLSVTEISTANAHPGRVIGVHFFNPAPVQGLVEVVRTVVTDPEVLSDVEALAEKVGKNPVVCGDKAGFIANTLLFGYLNHAASMYEQRYASREDIDAAMRFGCGYPMGPLALLDLIGLDTAYEILETMYRQGRDRLHAPTPILKQMVTAGMLGRKTGRGFYTYEGPDSPVVVADAHTPSDDDKPQLRHQIRQVGVVGTGTMATGIVEVFAKSGYDVVYVGRSDAKVDGVRTTIERSLDKAIQRGKLEESAKGDVLGRLTGSTSLDDLATVDIVVEAIAEDLKVKTTLFENLDEICKDGAILATTTSSLPIIECARVTKRPEDVIGMHFFNPAPIMKLVEVVSTVSTSEDVAETTLALCAAIGKVAVSCTDRAGFIVNALLFPYLNDAIKMLEAHYATADDIDTAMKQGCALPMGPFELLDVVGNDVSLAIERELYLEFREPGFAPAPLLEHLVTAGYLGRKTKRGFRDYSTR; this is encoded by the coding sequence ATGGCACGTGACTTCAAGACGATCGGCGTTGTCGGCCTGGGCACCATGGGCGCAGGCATCGCGGAGGTGTTCGCCCGCAACGGCTTCGACGTCGTGGGCATCGAGCTCAACGACGAGGGTGTCGCCCGCGGGCGGCAGCACCTGGAGAACTCCACCGGCCGCGCCGTGGCGCGAGGGAAGCTGTCGGAGGCGGACCAGCAGGCGCTGCTCGGTCGGATCTCGTTCAGCACCGAGCTCAAGGACCTCGCCGGCGCCGACCTGGTCGTCGAGGCGATCGTGGAGTCGATCGACGCCAAGAAGGACGTCTTCCGCCGGCTGGAGGAGGTCGTCGGACCCGACGCGATCCTGGCCACCAACACCTCGTCGCTCTCGGTAACGGAGATCTCGACGGCCAACGCGCACCCCGGACGGGTCATCGGCGTGCACTTCTTCAACCCGGCGCCCGTCCAGGGACTCGTCGAGGTGGTCCGCACCGTGGTCACCGATCCCGAGGTGCTCTCCGACGTCGAGGCGCTCGCGGAGAAGGTCGGCAAGAACCCCGTCGTGTGCGGGGACAAGGCGGGGTTCATTGCCAACACCCTGCTGTTCGGCTACCTCAACCACGCGGCGTCGATGTACGAGCAGCGGTACGCCTCACGTGAGGACATCGACGCGGCGATGCGGTTCGGCTGCGGCTACCCGATGGGACCGCTGGCGCTGCTCGACCTGATCGGCCTGGACACGGCCTACGAGATCCTCGAGACGATGTACCGCCAGGGCCGTGACCGCCTGCATGCGCCCACGCCCATTCTCAAGCAGATGGTCACCGCCGGCATGCTCGGTCGCAAGACCGGTCGCGGCTTCTACACCTACGAGGGCCCGGACAGCCCGGTTGTCGTCGCCGATGCGCACACCCCGTCGGACGACGACAAGCCCCAGCTTCGCCACCAGATCCGTCAGGTCGGTGTCGTCGGCACCGGCACCATGGCCACCGGGATCGTCGAGGTGTTCGCCAAGAGCGGCTACGACGTGGTGTACGTCGGTCGCAGCGACGCCAAGGTCGACGGGGTCCGTACGACGATCGAGCGGTCCCTGGACAAGGCCATCCAGCGGGGCAAGCTCGAGGAGTCGGCCAAGGGAGACGTGCTCGGCCGGCTGACCGGCTCCACAAGCCTGGACGACCTCGCCACCGTCGACATCGTCGTCGAGGCGATCGCCGAGGACCTGAAGGTCAAGACCACGCTGTTCGAGAACCTCGACGAGATCTGCAAGGACGGGGCGATCCTGGCGACCACGACCTCGTCCCTGCCGATCATCGAGTGCGCCCGGGTGACCAAGCGGCCCGAGGACGTCATCGGGATGCACTTCTTCAACCCGGCCCCGATCATGAAGCTCGTCGAGGTGGTGAGCACCGTCTCGACCTCCGAGGACGTCGCGGAGACCACGCTGGCGCTGTGTGCGGCGATCGGCAAGGTCGCGGTGTCATGCACCGACCGAGCCGGGTTCATCGTCAACGCGCTGCTCTTCCCCTACCTCAACGACGCGATCAAGATGCTCGAGGCCCACTACGCCACAGCCGACGACATCGACACCGCGATGAAACAGGGCTGTGCGCTGCCGATGGGTCCGTTCGAGTTGCTCGACGTGGTCGGCAACGACGTGTCGCTGGCGATCGAGCGGGAGCTCTACCTGGAGTTCCGCGAGCCGGGGTTCGCCCCGGCACCGCTGCTCGAGCACCTGGTCACGGCCGGCTACCTGGGCCGCAAGACCAAGCGCGGATTCCGGGACTACTCCACCCGGTAG
- a CDS encoding TMEM175 family protein, which produces MTSSRLEAFSDGVLAVIITVMVLELHVPHGDSVQALWDATGVGLLTYLLSFVYVGIYWSNHHHMFQVAEHVDGAVLWANLHLLFWLSLFPFSTAWVDESGVARTPAVVYGVNLLAAAVAYYLLQLAIFRTTGGDRLRSALGGDWKGKLSPVFYLSGIGLAFVEPWLAEVCYVAVAMIWLVPDRRVERYLAAERGGSTG; this is translated from the coding sequence ATGACCAGCAGTCGGCTCGAGGCGTTCAGCGACGGCGTCCTCGCGGTGATCATCACCGTGATGGTGCTGGAGCTCCACGTCCCGCACGGCGACAGCGTGCAGGCCCTGTGGGACGCGACCGGCGTCGGCCTGCTGACCTACCTGCTCAGCTTCGTGTACGTCGGCATCTACTGGTCGAACCACCACCACATGTTCCAGGTGGCCGAGCACGTCGACGGCGCCGTGCTGTGGGCGAACCTGCATCTGCTGTTCTGGCTCTCGCTGTTCCCGTTCAGCACGGCCTGGGTCGACGAATCCGGCGTGGCGCGGACGCCGGCGGTGGTCTATGGCGTCAACCTGCTCGCTGCTGCCGTGGCCTACTACCTCCTGCAGCTGGCGATCTTCCGGACTACTGGCGGCGACCGACTGCGCTCGGCCCTCGGCGGTGACTGGAAGGGCAAGCTGTCCCCGGTCTTCTACCTCAGCGGAATCGGGCTGGCGTTCGTCGAGCCCTGGCTGGCGGAGGTCTGCTACGTCGCGGTCGCCATGATCTGGCTGGTGCCCGACCGACGCGTGGAGCGCTACCTGGCCGCCGAGCGGGGCGGGTCGACCGGCTGA
- a CDS encoding class F sortase, which translates to MAPGQAPERKGRPPSRGLRRLSSWGVLVGLVVAAVGATWSLHASTPPSGTAVAEHTTQTGAPAAPALVPRAALIGRWRPGAPRRVVIPALAVVAPVVPIRVAAGTLVPPSDPGELGWWAQGALPGARHGTALVTGHTVHEGGGALDHLTDLRPGDRVLVRTDKGRIRYVVRRVAVYRKGTLAARAHRLFDQQGRGRLQVVTCGDWNGTVYLSNVVVTATPVRELGRSGQPVDPPRSAAR; encoded by the coding sequence ATGGCACCGGGCCAGGCGCCTGAGCGCAAGGGGCGACCGCCCTCACGCGGCCTGCGTCGGCTCTCCAGCTGGGGAGTCCTGGTGGGGCTCGTGGTGGCGGCCGTCGGGGCGACCTGGTCACTGCACGCCTCGACTCCCCCTAGCGGCACGGCAGTCGCCGAGCACACGACGCAGACGGGCGCTCCGGCCGCCCCTGCGCTCGTGCCCAGGGCCGCGCTGATCGGCCGCTGGCGGCCAGGCGCGCCGCGCCGGGTCGTGATCCCCGCACTCGCGGTCGTCGCCCCCGTGGTCCCGATCCGGGTAGCGGCCGGGACGTTGGTGCCGCCGAGCGACCCCGGAGAGCTGGGCTGGTGGGCCCAGGGTGCGCTGCCGGGCGCGCGTCACGGCACCGCGCTGGTCACCGGTCACACCGTCCACGAAGGGGGCGGCGCGCTGGACCACCTGACCGACCTGCGACCCGGCGACCGGGTGCTCGTCCGCACGGACAAGGGTCGGATCCGCTACGTCGTACGTCGGGTCGCGGTGTACCGAAAGGGGACCTTGGCCGCCCGTGCCCACCGGCTGTTCGACCAGCAGGGGCGCGGCCGGCTACAAGTGGTCACCTGCGGCGACTGGAACGGCACCGTCTACCTGAGCAACGTCGTGGTCACCGCCACGCCGGTCCGCGAGCTGGGGCGCTCGGGTCAGCCGGTCGACCCGCCCCGCTCGGCGGCCAGGTAG
- a CDS encoding pyridoxamine 5'-phosphate oxidase — MSIPVDPQRLAEALGDFDGGYLLSTSGDGRVKVVAVEPRVDPDSGARLLVDRPGKGSAANVAANRAVTLLFPPRAHHGYSLIADGSADGDADRMAVTVSGAVLHRPSSHADGPVPADGCGQDCQRLG, encoded by the coding sequence ATGAGCATCCCGGTGGACCCGCAGCGGCTCGCGGAGGCGCTCGGCGACTTCGACGGTGGCTATCTGCTGAGCACGTCGGGCGACGGTCGGGTCAAGGTCGTCGCCGTCGAACCGAGAGTCGATCCGGACTCAGGTGCGCGGCTTCTGGTGGACCGCCCCGGCAAGGGATCCGCGGCGAACGTCGCAGCCAACCGGGCGGTGACGCTGCTCTTCCCCCCGCGCGCGCACCACGGCTACTCACTCATCGCCGACGGGAGTGCCGACGGGGATGCCGACCGGATGGCGGTGACTGTGTCCGGCGCAGTGCTGCACCGTCCGAGCAGCCACGCCGACGGACCGGTTCCGGCCGACGGCTGCGGGCAGGACTGCCAGCGACTCGGCTGA
- a CDS encoding CGNR zinc finger domain-containing protein has protein sequence MTFAHDTAVALTAAVALVNSAVEPDTLTRIIDLDAFFAEHDYTGSHARDRAELDEVRALRGPLRALLTSERDAAVDQVNQMLAEAHAIPRLVRHGGHDWHVHAVAQEAPLAQRILVETAMAMVDVIRADELSRLAVCADPDCDGLVLDLSRNRSRKFCSVTCGNRNAVAAYRARQAAG, from the coding sequence ATGACTTTTGCTCATGACACGGCCGTTGCGCTCACGGCTGCCGTCGCACTGGTCAACTCGGCGGTAGAGCCGGACACACTCACCCGCATCATCGACCTCGACGCGTTCTTCGCCGAGCACGACTACACCGGCTCCCACGCCCGGGACCGGGCCGAGCTTGACGAGGTGCGAGCACTGCGGGGGCCGCTCCGCGCGCTGCTCACCAGTGAGCGGGACGCCGCGGTCGACCAGGTCAACCAGATGTTGGCCGAGGCCCACGCCATCCCGAGGCTGGTGCGCCACGGCGGCCACGACTGGCACGTGCACGCCGTCGCGCAGGAGGCTCCCCTGGCGCAACGGATCCTCGTGGAGACGGCGATGGCGATGGTCGACGTGATCCGGGCCGACGAGCTGTCCCGTCTGGCCGTCTGCGCCGATCCCGACTGTGACGGCCTGGTCCTCGATCTCTCCCGGAACCGCTCTCGGAAGTTCTGCTCGGTCACCTGCGGCAACCGCAACGCCGTCGCGGCCTACCGCGCCCGGCAGGCGGCCGGCTGA
- a CDS encoding EamA family transporter — protein MTAVAHDVRRRSAAGGLALALLSAVSFGLSGALASGLIVAGWSPGAAVSVRILLAAGVLLWPALRALDGRWSLLARNLPTLVGYGLLAVAGAQLCYFYAVAHLQVGVALLIEYTAPVAVVAWLWLRRGERPGVLMLAGAGVAAVGLVLVLDLVSGADVNLVGALWALGAMVGAATYFVVSADETNGLPPLVLAAGGLCVAAVALLVAAAVGVLPMAVASVSPTYAGRAVPWWLPVLALGLVTAALAYTTGIAAGRRLGSRLASFVALSEVLAALVFAWLLLDQVPRTVQLAGGALVVAGVVLVKLAEPTSAPTSPKASLSGRPAA, from the coding sequence ATGACGGCAGTGGCACATGACGTGAGGCGCCGGAGCGCTGCCGGCGGACTCGCTCTGGCGCTGCTGTCTGCGGTGTCGTTCGGCCTTTCCGGCGCACTGGCCAGTGGCCTGATCGTCGCCGGGTGGAGTCCCGGGGCAGCGGTCTCGGTGCGGATCCTGCTCGCCGCGGGGGTGCTGCTCTGGCCCGCGCTGCGCGCCCTGGATGGTCGCTGGAGCCTGCTCGCACGCAACCTTCCGACGTTGGTCGGCTACGGCCTGCTCGCCGTCGCCGGGGCGCAGCTGTGCTACTTCTACGCCGTGGCGCACCTGCAGGTGGGGGTGGCCCTGCTGATCGAGTACACCGCGCCGGTGGCCGTGGTGGCGTGGCTGTGGCTGCGACGTGGTGAGCGCCCCGGCGTGCTGATGCTCGCTGGTGCGGGTGTCGCGGCGGTCGGGCTGGTCCTGGTCCTCGACCTGGTCTCGGGGGCCGACGTCAACCTGGTCGGCGCGCTGTGGGCGCTGGGCGCGATGGTCGGCGCAGCGACCTATTTCGTCGTGTCGGCCGACGAGACGAACGGCCTCCCACCGCTGGTGCTCGCCGCTGGTGGGCTCTGCGTCGCCGCGGTGGCGCTGCTCGTGGCCGCTGCGGTCGGGGTCCTCCCGATGGCGGTCGCCTCCGTCTCTCCGACGTACGCCGGCCGCGCGGTGCCCTGGTGGCTGCCGGTGCTCGCGCTCGGCCTGGTCACCGCCGCACTCGCCTACACGACCGGCATCGCGGCAGGGCGCCGGCTCGGCTCGCGGCTTGCCTCGTTCGTCGCGCTGAGCGAGGTGCTGGCGGCCCTGGTCTTCGCCTGGCTGTTGCTCGACCAGGTGCCGCGGACCGTCCAGCTGGCCGGCGGCGCGCTGGTGGTGGCAGGCGTCGTCCTGGTCAAGCTGGCGGAGCCGACCTCGGCCCCGACCTCACCGAAGGCGTCCCTCAGCGGGCGTCCTGCCGCTTGA
- a CDS encoding AI-2E family transporter, which produces MTPDAPHTLADQPEEAAAAPPPEPPFGRPGPPLEHTPFYVGLLGGLGLALAIWLATRVMIVSSSLILIVVAFFIAVGLSPAVEFFIRHGLKRAWALIVVICCVLAAIALFSVAIVPVISDQVGTITSNAPAWLDQLEHNKLILRLNEKYDLIGKLKDYISSGHLWTSLFGGAINVGLKILGLLASTFVVVVLTLYFLASLDTIKRAAYSLAPASRRPRVSRLGDEILRGVGGYVSGAFMVAMCAGISTLIFLFIVGMGQYAVALAVVVALLDVIPMIGATLGAVIVCAIGFATDVKIGIACVIFYIVYQQIENYLIYPKVMSRSVEIPGSVTVIAALIGAGLLGVVGALLAIPTAAAILLLVREVFIKRQDAR; this is translated from the coding sequence ATGACGCCCGACGCGCCCCACACTCTCGCGGACCAGCCCGAGGAGGCCGCCGCCGCGCCTCCGCCGGAGCCGCCCTTCGGCAGGCCGGGCCCGCCCTTGGAGCACACGCCCTTCTATGTGGGCCTCCTCGGTGGGCTGGGCCTGGCACTGGCGATCTGGCTGGCGACCCGGGTGATGATCGTCAGCTCCTCGCTGATCCTCATCGTGGTCGCCTTCTTCATCGCGGTCGGACTCAGCCCCGCTGTGGAGTTCTTCATCCGGCACGGGCTCAAGCGGGCGTGGGCGCTGATCGTGGTGATCTGCTGCGTGCTCGCGGCGATCGCTCTGTTCTCGGTCGCGATCGTGCCGGTGATCAGTGACCAGGTGGGCACTATCACCTCGAACGCACCGGCCTGGCTGGACCAGCTCGAGCACAACAAGCTGATCCTGCGGCTCAACGAGAAGTACGACCTGATCGGCAAGCTCAAGGACTACATCAGCTCCGGACACCTGTGGACGAGCCTGTTCGGCGGCGCCATCAACGTGGGGCTGAAGATCCTCGGGCTGCTGGCCAGCACCTTCGTGGTCGTCGTGCTGACGCTCTACTTCCTCGCCTCACTGGACACGATCAAGCGGGCCGCCTACAGCCTGGCGCCCGCCTCGCGTCGCCCGCGGGTCAGCCGCCTGGGTGACGAGATCCTGCGCGGGGTCGGCGGGTACGTGTCGGGCGCCTTCATGGTGGCGATGTGTGCCGGCATCAGCACCTTGATCTTCCTGTTCATCGTCGGCATGGGTCAGTACGCCGTCGCCCTGGCCGTGGTGGTCGCGTTGCTCGACGTCATCCCGATGATCGGGGCGACCCTGGGAGCCGTGATCGTGTGCGCGATCGGCTTCGCGACCGATGTGAAGATCGGCATCGCCTGCGTGATCTTCTACATCGTCTACCAGCAGATCGAGAACTACCTCATCTACCCGAAGGTGATGTCCCGCTCCGTGGAGATCCCGGGCTCGGTGACGGTGATCGCCGCCCTGATCGGCGCCGGGCTCCTCGGTGTGGTCGGCGCCCTGTTGGCGATCCCGACCGCCGCGGCGATCCTGCTGCTGGTGCGCGAGGTCTTCATCAAGCGGCAGGACGCCCGCTGA
- a CDS encoding coiled-coil domain-containing protein, which translates to MSDDQGLSIFEDATDQTEAKSAAPGPNPTAQGQQRPAQQATQQATQQPVQAPGVPRQPTDDEPTQVIPRVQSEPAKPARVLPPPVEPTPTRASTPAARPASPRPATSTATSSTPSAAAPTAVSSAASTAPVAPLPQLPTARRGGYDKDAVDRHLRTTHAERAGLTASLTEAQERIRRLEAEAATLKEKLAENERPSYAGLGGRASELLRLAEEEADEVLAEANAQAAQIRAQAVKDAAATKAQAESDAEDMRVVQLGELDDHRSRTMAELEGERKRLLSEAEDTLAAAKREADQHRLAAQQETNAQRTAAAREAEQARAAADREVAEARRVLSLEKERLTREAAEHHSTAMAETERLVREAEERANAAEERARQATGAANAHREQVTNEADQLLVRARREAEQLVASAKKQAEAIRSSGHADSERELAAIKAEVDRLTKRRDAITAQLGALRDVVAGFGDDD; encoded by the coding sequence ATGAGCGACGACCAGGGCCTTTCCATCTTCGAAGACGCGACCGACCAGACCGAGGCGAAGTCCGCGGCTCCAGGCCCGAACCCCACGGCGCAGGGCCAGCAGCGGCCCGCCCAGCAGGCGACCCAGCAGGCGACCCAGCAGCCGGTCCAGGCGCCGGGCGTGCCCCGGCAGCCCACCGACGACGAGCCGACGCAGGTGATCCCGAGGGTCCAGTCGGAGCCCGCGAAGCCGGCCCGAGTGCTGCCTCCGCCCGTGGAGCCCACCCCGACCCGCGCCAGTACGCCGGCCGCCCGCCCGGCCTCGCCGCGCCCCGCCACGTCGACCGCCACGTCGAGCACGCCCTCGGCCGCGGCCCCCACCGCCGTGTCGTCAGCGGCCTCGACAGCGCCCGTCGCACCCCTTCCCCAGCTGCCCACCGCCCGGCGGGGCGGCTACGACAAGGACGCCGTCGACAGGCACCTGCGCACGACCCACGCCGAGCGGGCTGGCCTGACCGCCAGCCTGACCGAGGCCCAGGAGCGGATCCGCCGGCTCGAGGCCGAGGCGGCGACGCTCAAGGAGAAGCTCGCCGAGAACGAGCGGCCGTCGTACGCCGGCCTCGGCGGTCGCGCCAGCGAGCTGCTCCGACTTGCCGAGGAGGAGGCCGACGAGGTGCTTGCCGAGGCGAATGCCCAGGCAGCCCAGATCCGCGCCCAGGCCGTCAAGGACGCTGCCGCCACGAAGGCTCAGGCCGAGAGTGACGCCGAGGACATGCGGGTGGTGCAGCTCGGCGAGCTCGACGACCACCGCAGCCGGACGATGGCCGAGCTCGAGGGCGAGCGCAAGCGCTTGCTCTCCGAGGCCGAGGACACCCTCGCCGCAGCCAAGCGCGAGGCCGACCAGCACCGGCTGGCCGCCCAGCAGGAGACCAACGCGCAGCGCACCGCCGCGGCCCGGGAGGCCGAGCAGGCTCGCGCCGCCGCCGACCGCGAGGTCGCCGAGGCGCGCCGGGTGCTCTCCCTGGAGAAGGAGCGGCTGACCCGCGAGGCGGCCGAGCACCACAGCACGGCGATGGCGGAGACCGAGCGGCTGGTCCGCGAGGCGGAGGAGCGCGCCAACGCCGCCGAGGAGCGCGCCCGACAGGCCACCGGCGCCGCCAACGCGCACCGCGAGCAGGTCACCAACGAGGCCGACCAGCTGTTGGTCCGGGCCCGCCGGGAGGCCGAGCAGCTGGTCGCGTCGGCCAAGAAGCAGGCGGAGGCGATCCGCAGCAGCGGGCACGCCGACTCCGAGCGCGAGCTCGCCGCGATCAAGGCCGAGGTCGATCGGCTCACCAAGCGCCGCGACGCCATCACCGCACAGCTCGGCGCCCTGCGCGACGTGGTCGCCGGGTTCGGTGACGACGACTGA
- the ccrA gene encoding crotonyl-CoA carboxylase/reductase, producing the protein MQQILDAIVNDASSEDFAALEVPESYRAAFVKKDEVDLFEGQTSKDKDPRKSLHVDEVPVPELGPGEALVAVMASAINYNTVWTSIFEPMPTFGFLERYGRTSPLAKRHDLPYHVVGSDLAGVVLATGIGVHNWKPGDRVVAHCLSVELEHPDGHNDTMLDPEQRIWGFETNFGGLADVALVKANQLMPKPEHLTWEEAASPGLVNCTAYRQLVSKNGGDMKQGDNVLIWGASGGLGGFATQYALNGGATPICVVSSEDKAEICRKMGAELIINRREEDYRFWNDEGTQQNPKEWKRFGAKIRELTGGEDIDIVFEHPGRETFGASVFVTRKGGTITTCASTSGFMHEYDNRYLWMSLKRIISSHFANYRESWEANRLISKGMIHPTLSRTYRLDEVGQATLDVHQNKHQGKVGVLCLAPEEGMGVRNHELREQHLDKINVFRGV; encoded by the coding sequence ATGCAGCAGATCCTCGACGCCATCGTCAACGACGCCTCCAGCGAGGACTTCGCGGCCCTCGAGGTGCCCGAGTCCTACCGCGCGGCCTTCGTGAAGAAGGACGAGGTCGACCTCTTCGAGGGGCAGACCAGCAAGGACAAGGACCCCCGCAAGTCACTGCACGTCGACGAGGTTCCGGTCCCCGAGCTGGGGCCGGGCGAGGCGCTGGTCGCGGTGATGGCCAGCGCGATCAACTACAACACGGTCTGGACCTCGATCTTCGAGCCGATGCCCACCTTCGGCTTCCTCGAGCGCTACGGGCGCACCTCCCCGCTGGCCAAGCGCCACGACCTGCCCTACCACGTGGTCGGCTCCGACCTCGCGGGCGTGGTGCTCGCCACCGGCATCGGCGTGCACAACTGGAAGCCGGGCGACCGCGTCGTCGCGCACTGCCTCTCGGTGGAGCTCGAGCACCCGGACGGGCACAACGACACCATGCTCGACCCGGAACAGCGGATCTGGGGCTTCGAGACCAACTTCGGTGGTCTCGCCGACGTCGCCCTGGTCAAGGCCAACCAGCTGATGCCCAAGCCGGAGCACCTCACCTGGGAGGAGGCCGCCTCGCCCGGCCTGGTCAACTGCACGGCCTACCGCCAGCTGGTCAGCAAGAACGGCGGCGACATGAAGCAGGGCGACAACGTGCTGATCTGGGGCGCCTCCGGCGGCCTGGGCGGGTTCGCCACCCAGTACGCCCTCAACGGCGGCGCCACCCCGATCTGCGTGGTCTCCAGTGAGGACAAGGCGGAGATCTGCCGCAAGATGGGCGCCGAGCTGATCATCAACCGCCGTGAGGAGGACTACCGGTTCTGGAACGACGAGGGCACCCAGCAGAATCCCAAGGAGTGGAAGCGCTTCGGTGCCAAGATCCGTGAGCTGACCGGCGGCGAGGACATCGACATCGTCTTCGAGCACCCCGGGCGCGAGACCTTCGGCGCGAGCGTGTTCGTCACCCGCAAGGGCGGCACGATCACCACCTGCGCCTCGACGAGCGGCTTCATGCACGAGTACGACAACCGCTACCTGTGGATGAGCCTCAAGCGGATCATCAGCTCGCACTTCGCCAACTACCGCGAGTCGTGGGAGGCCAACCGGCTGATCTCCAAGGGCATGATCCACCCGACCCTGTCCCGCACCTACCGCCTCGACGAGGTCGGCCAGGCCACCCTCGACGTCCACCAGAACAAGCACCAGGGCAAGGTCGGCGTGCTCTGCCTCGCCCCCGAGGAGGGCATGGGCGTGCGGAACCACGAGCTCCGTGAGCAGCACCTCGACAAGATCAACGTCTTCCGCGGGGTCTGA
- the mce gene encoding methylmalonyl-CoA epimerase: MTSAPLDIPEHLFVCIDHVGVAVPDLDEAKRLYTETFGMVVVHEEVNEEQGVHEAMVQINAAGGDTASQCIQLLAPLNEESTIAKFLDRSGPGLQQLAYRVVDVEQVSAVLRERGVRLLYDEPRRGTAGSRINFVHPKDAGGVLVELVQPASQPTAH; the protein is encoded by the coding sequence ATGACCTCAGCCCCCCTGGACATCCCCGAGCACCTGTTCGTCTGCATCGACCACGTCGGCGTCGCCGTACCCGACCTCGACGAGGCGAAGCGGCTCTACACCGAGACCTTCGGCATGGTGGTGGTGCACGAGGAGGTCAACGAGGAGCAGGGCGTCCACGAGGCGATGGTCCAGATCAACGCGGCGGGCGGTGACACCGCATCGCAGTGCATCCAGCTCCTCGCGCCACTGAACGAGGAGTCCACGATCGCCAAGTTCCTGGACCGCTCCGGGCCGGGCCTGCAGCAGCTGGCCTACCGGGTCGTCGACGTCGAGCAGGTCTCCGCGGTGCTGCGCGAGCGCGGCGTCCGGCTGCTGTACGACGAGCCGCGACGCGGTACGGCGGGCAGCCGGATCAACTTCGTCCACCCCAAGGACGCCGGCGGCGTGCTCGTCGAGCTGGTCCAGCCTGCGAGCCAGCCGACCGCACATTGA
- a CDS encoding acetyl-CoA C-acetyltransferase — MSGSVIVAGARTPIGRLLGGLKSLSAADLGGVAIKGALERAGVSGDQVDYVIMGHVIQAGAGQITARQAAVKGGIPMDVPSLTINKVCLSGMNAIALADQLIRAGEHEIVVAGGMESMTNAPHLLPKSREGIKYGDTTLVDSMAYDALYDQFTTQAMGGLTEARNANVDNLTREEQDAFSAQSHQRAAEAAKNGVFDDEIVPVSIPQRKGDPIVVTADEGVRGDTTVESLSKLRPAFSKDGTITAGSSSQISDGACAVVVMSKAKAEELGLTWLAEIGASGQVAGPDSTLQAQPANAIRKAAAKEGVEISDIDLFELNEAFAAVGIESARELGISDDVVNVNGGAIALGHPVGMSGARIVLHLALELKRRGGGLGAAALCGGGGQGDALLVRVPQA; from the coding sequence ATGTCCGGATCCGTCATCGTCGCCGGTGCCCGCACCCCGATCGGTCGCCTCCTCGGCGGGCTCAAGTCGCTGTCCGCCGCCGACCTCGGCGGGGTCGCCATCAAGGGCGCGCTCGAGAGGGCAGGCGTCTCGGGCGACCAGGTCGACTACGTGATCATGGGCCACGTGATCCAGGCCGGTGCCGGCCAGATCACCGCGCGCCAGGCCGCGGTCAAGGGCGGCATCCCGATGGACGTCCCCTCGCTGACGATCAACAAGGTGTGCCTCTCGGGGATGAACGCCATCGCGCTGGCCGACCAGCTGATCCGCGCGGGCGAGCACGAGATCGTCGTCGCCGGCGGGATGGAGTCGATGACCAACGCTCCCCACCTGCTGCCGAAGTCGCGCGAGGGGATCAAGTACGGCGACACCACGCTGGTCGACTCGATGGCCTATGACGCGCTGTACGACCAGTTCACCACCCAGGCGATGGGCGGGCTGACCGAGGCGCGCAACGCGAACGTGGACAACCTCACCCGCGAGGAGCAGGACGCCTTCTCGGCGCAGTCCCACCAGCGCGCCGCGGAGGCCGCCAAGAACGGCGTCTTCGACGACGAGATCGTGCCGGTGTCCATCCCGCAGCGGAAGGGCGACCCGATCGTGGTGACCGCTGACGAGGGGGTGCGGGGCGACACCACCGTCGAGTCGCTGTCCAAGCTGCGCCCGGCGTTCTCCAAGGACGGCACCATCACCGCCGGCTCGTCCTCCCAGATCTCCGACGGCGCCTGCGCCGTGGTGGTGATGAGCAAGGCCAAGGCCGAGGAGCTCGGACTCACCTGGCTCGCCGAGATCGGCGCCTCCGGCCAGGTCGCCGGCCCCGACTCGACGCTGCAGGCCCAGCCTGCCAACGCGATCCGGAAGGCCGCGGCGAAGGAGGGCGTCGAGATCTCCGACATCGACCTCTTCGAGCTCAACGAGGCCTTCGCCGCCGTCGGCATCGAGTCCGCCCGCGAGCTGGGCATCTCCGACGATGTCGTCAACGTCAACGGTGGCGCGATCGCGCTCGGCCACCCGGTCGGCATGTCCGGCGCCCGGATCGTGTTGCACCTCGCGCTCGAGCTCAAGCGTCGCGGCGGCGGCCTCGGCGCGGCCGCGCTCTGCGGCGGTGGCGGCCAGGGCGACGCGCTGCTGGTCCGCGTCCCGCAGGCCTGA